In a single window of the Roseiconus lacunae genome:
- a CDS encoding SMP-30/gluconolactonase/LRE family protein, giving the protein MATVIEASPLNFPMTDALRFLPEGPYQNTPGVFSWVGIQHGSDATSGSLNRFDLATMTNTSSDLPGRPGFAFPCKTPGKFVVGCERTLGFFDVESGAWEPFCEGVDQAVENTIINDGLAIGDNLVFGCKDLEFAHKKAGLYLYRGSDSKLICLRDDQICSNGKAIVEDGDQLSLIDIDSPTRTVVRSTLDLQAGTVGEPEVVLDLTEDPAVPDGAILSPDGKSLIVSMFLPSAGPYGETRQYDLESGDCMRVWRTPLSPQNTCPALVEFNGKLMLIITTAVEHMSKDDQAVCSNAGKLFFAETDFDPAGWAPPVYQA; this is encoded by the coding sequence GTGGCTACCGTAATCGAAGCATCGCCGTTGAATTTTCCGATGACCGACGCGCTGCGTTTTCTTCCCGAAGGTCCCTACCAAAACACCCCCGGGGTCTTTTCATGGGTTGGGATTCAGCACGGAAGCGATGCGACCTCCGGCAGTTTGAACCGGTTCGACCTGGCGACAATGACGAACACGTCGTCCGATTTGCCCGGGCGACCCGGGTTCGCGTTCCCGTGCAAGACACCCGGCAAGTTTGTCGTCGGTTGCGAACGAACGCTGGGCTTTTTTGATGTCGAAAGCGGGGCCTGGGAACCGTTTTGCGAAGGCGTTGATCAGGCCGTCGAAAACACAATCATCAATGACGGGTTGGCGATCGGCGACAACCTCGTTTTCGGCTGCAAAGACTTGGAATTTGCCCACAAGAAAGCCGGATTGTATCTCTATCGTGGCAGCGATTCGAAGTTAATCTGCCTGCGTGACGACCAAATCTGCAGCAACGGCAAGGCGATCGTCGAAGACGGGGACCAACTTTCATTGATCGATATCGATTCCCCAACCCGTACGGTGGTCCGATCAACATTGGATCTCCAAGCGGGCACCGTCGGAGAACCCGAGGTCGTCTTGGATCTGACCGAAGATCCTGCCGTTCCAGATGGTGCGATCCTCTCGCCCGATGGCAAAAGCTTGATCGTATCGATGTTCTTACCGTCCGCCGGACCTTACGGAGAAACCCGTCAGTACGACTTGGAATCCGGCGATTGCATGCGGGTTTGGCGAACACCACTGTCGCCCCAAAACACTTGCCCGGCGCTGGTCGAATTCAACGGCAAGCTGATGCTGATTATCACGACGGCGGTCGAGCACATGTCAAAGGATGATCAAGCGGTCTGTTCAAACGCAGGAAAGCTGTTTTTTGCCGAAACGGACTTTGATCCGGCCGGTTGGGCACCGCCGGTCTATCAAGCCTAG
- a CDS encoding NAD(P)H-hydrate epimerase: MKRDEVRQVDQIAIEEFGISGVVLMENAGRGATDWILKKTSPETPVGLLCGGGNNGGDGYVIARHLELAGRAVRVISMAELDVLKGDAAANAAIASKSGIQIEVARSEAELEDLIRPSDCLVDCLLGTGATGEPRGLYATAVQLANDTPGYRVAIDLPTGLDCDSGEVSETTFRADLTLTFVAAKAGFSNPAAAGVIGEVQVVGIGAPKCLLEQFGVF; this comes from the coding sequence ATGAAGCGTGACGAAGTTCGGCAAGTCGACCAGATCGCGATCGAAGAATTTGGGATCAGCGGCGTGGTTTTGATGGAGAACGCGGGGCGTGGGGCGACCGATTGGATCTTGAAAAAGACGTCGCCTGAAACCCCCGTCGGGCTGCTCTGTGGTGGCGGAAATAACGGCGGCGATGGATACGTGATCGCCCGCCACTTGGAACTGGCCGGACGCGCCGTTCGCGTCATCTCGATGGCGGAACTCGACGTACTAAAAGGCGACGCGGCGGCCAATGCCGCGATCGCCTCCAAGTCCGGGATACAAATCGAAGTCGCTCGGAGCGAGGCGGAGCTCGAAGACCTTATCCGCCCGAGTGATTGCCTGGTCGATTGTTTGTTGGGCACGGGGGCCACCGGCGAACCCCGTGGTTTGTACGCAACGGCAGTTCAATTGGCCAACGATACACCGGGGTATCGTGTCGCGATTGACTTGCCAACGGGCTTGGATTGCGACTCCGGCGAGGTGAGTGAAACGACGTTCCGGGCCGATCTCACGCTTACCTTTGTCGCTGCCAAAGCTGGCTTTTCGAACCCCGCGGCGGCGGGCGTGATCGGCGAAGTTCAGGTGGTCGGAATCGGCGCCCCAAAATGCCTGCTCGAACAGTTTGGGGTGTTTTGA
- a CDS encoding FmdB family zinc ribbon protein: protein MPLYEYDCSKCNHQVEVLVRNSEEKPECPECGGHELVRLMSATAAPNMNGSKSLPTARPDCGAPRCCGGGCDI, encoded by the coding sequence ATGCCACTTTACGAATACGACTGCTCAAAGTGCAATCATCAGGTCGAAGTTCTCGTTCGCAATTCAGAGGAAAAACCCGAGTGTCCTGAATGCGGCGGCCACGAGTTAGTCCGTTTGATGAGCGCGACTGCGGCGCCCAACATGAACGGTAGCAAAAGCTTGCCGACCGCCCGCCCCGATTGCGGAGCCCCCCGCTGCTGTGGCGGTGGCTGCGATATCTGA
- the polA gene encoding DNA polymerase I produces MPNETQDLFAADKKLYLLDGMALIYRAHFALIRSPRFTSGGQCTSAVFGMLNAITDILVKQKPTHIACAFDTDEPTQRHVDFPDYKAHRDAMPEDLSSQIPLVDRLMDAMNVTVIRMPGYEADDVIGTLAHQAQAQGFETWMVTPDKDYHQLVTDQIHVYKPGSKGGQAEILGVDEVRQLWEIERVTQVIDVLGLMGDTSDNIPGVPGIGPKTAKKLVQQFGSVEGLLDNIDQLKGKQKERVRDNRDQALLSKRLVTIQLDVPTEVDLESLRCKGHDESKLRELLVDLEFETVGKRIFGKSFSASAARTAVVREKRKREIQESLFEEPSEQKTLADVPHQYHTIESSEQRAELIAKIRDAKQFCFDTEATGLDPRKALPLGIAISLQPHEAYYVVCPQERDQCRVVLEEFAEVLQDPSILKIGHNLKYDVSLLRWHGVKVAPPLFDTMLAHTIAEPDVRHGLDSLCELYLNYKPIPTSDLIGPKGKEQRSMADVPLDRLAEYACEDADVTLQIQQVLRPMMKEREVEEVSERVECPLVPVLVEMEYNGITLDTESLATYAETLQREIDSLQATIFEAAGHEFNVDSPRQLGVVLFEELKLEEKPKKTATGQYSTREAELERLSGKHDIIRDVLDYRNARKLKSTYVDQLPSAVDADTGRLHTHYSQMWTATGRLQSNDPNLQTIPVRKERGREIRAAFVPRSDNHLILSADYSQIELRIMAELSGDEAMMSAFVNEEDIHTVTASKVYKVDPADVTREMRAKAKTVNFGIIYGISAFGLQQRLNIPRAEAGELIDNYFEKYPGVRDYIDSTIEFAREHGYVKTKTGRRRYLRDITSRSRNAKSTAERLAMNSPIQGTAADMLKLAMIGVDKVLREGNFRTKMLLTVHDELVFDMVKEEADKVMPAVEQAMKEALPMQVPIVVEMGTGNNWLEAH; encoded by the coding sequence ATGCCCAACGAAACCCAAGACCTTTTCGCCGCCGACAAAAAGCTGTACTTGCTCGATGGGATGGCACTGATCTACCGCGCCCACTTTGCACTGATCCGTAGTCCACGGTTCACCTCCGGCGGTCAGTGCACGTCGGCGGTCTTTGGCATGCTCAACGCGATCACGGACATCTTGGTCAAACAAAAGCCGACGCACATCGCGTGCGCCTTTGACACCGACGAACCGACGCAGCGACACGTCGATTTTCCCGACTACAAAGCGCACCGGGACGCGATGCCCGAAGACCTGTCGAGTCAAATTCCGCTGGTCGATCGCTTGATGGACGCGATGAACGTGACGGTGATTCGGATGCCGGGCTATGAGGCGGATGACGTCATCGGAACGCTGGCACATCAGGCCCAAGCCCAAGGCTTTGAGACTTGGATGGTAACGCCCGATAAAGATTACCATCAGCTAGTGACCGATCAGATCCATGTCTACAAGCCGGGGTCGAAGGGAGGCCAAGCGGAAATCCTGGGCGTCGACGAAGTTCGGCAATTGTGGGAAATCGAACGTGTCACACAGGTCATCGATGTGCTCGGTCTGATGGGCGATACCAGCGATAACATTCCCGGTGTTCCTGGGATCGGCCCAAAAACGGCGAAAAAATTGGTTCAACAGTTCGGCAGCGTCGAAGGATTGCTGGACAATATCGATCAACTCAAAGGCAAACAAAAAGAACGCGTTCGGGACAATCGCGATCAGGCGCTCCTAAGCAAGCGTTTAGTGACCATCCAGTTGGATGTGCCAACGGAAGTTGATTTGGAATCACTTCGCTGCAAAGGTCACGACGAGTCGAAGCTGCGTGAATTGTTGGTTGATCTTGAATTCGAAACCGTTGGCAAGCGGATTTTCGGTAAGTCATTTTCGGCGTCGGCGGCACGAACGGCGGTCGTCCGCGAAAAACGTAAACGCGAGATTCAGGAATCGCTCTTCGAAGAACCGAGCGAACAGAAGACCCTGGCCGACGTTCCGCATCAGTATCACACAATCGAATCGAGTGAACAGCGCGCCGAACTGATCGCAAAGATTCGTGATGCGAAGCAATTCTGTTTCGATACCGAAGCGACCGGCCTTGATCCTCGAAAAGCATTGCCGCTTGGGATCGCGATCAGCTTGCAACCACACGAAGCGTACTATGTCGTCTGCCCCCAAGAACGCGATCAATGTCGGGTGGTGTTGGAAGAGTTTGCCGAGGTGCTCCAAGATCCTTCGATTTTAAAAATTGGACACAACCTGAAGTACGATGTCTCGTTATTGCGATGGCATGGCGTGAAAGTCGCGCCGCCGTTGTTTGACACGATGCTCGCACACACGATCGCAGAACCGGATGTCCGTCATGGCTTGGATTCGTTGTGCGAGTTGTACTTGAATTACAAGCCGATCCCGACAAGCGACTTGATCGGTCCGAAGGGCAAGGAACAGCGGTCGATGGCTGACGTGCCGCTCGATCGCTTGGCCGAATACGCTTGTGAAGATGCCGACGTCACGCTGCAAATCCAACAGGTCTTGCGACCGATGATGAAAGAGCGTGAAGTCGAAGAGGTTTCCGAACGCGTCGAGTGCCCCTTGGTCCCCGTGTTGGTTGAAATGGAATACAACGGGATCACGTTGGACACTGAATCGTTGGCGACGTACGCCGAAACACTGCAACGTGAAATCGATAGTCTACAAGCGACGATCTTTGAGGCCGCCGGCCATGAATTCAACGTCGATTCGCCGCGGCAATTGGGCGTCGTCTTATTCGAAGAATTGAAGCTCGAGGAAAAGCCCAAGAAGACGGCGACCGGCCAGTACTCTACCCGAGAAGCCGAACTCGAACGGCTCAGTGGCAAGCACGATATTATCCGTGACGTGCTGGATTATCGGAACGCTCGGAAATTGAAATCGACTTATGTCGATCAGTTACCGTCGGCGGTTGATGCCGACACCGGCCGACTGCACACGCACTACAGCCAGATGTGGACGGCGACAGGACGCTTGCAATCGAACGATCCCAACTTGCAAACCATCCCGGTACGGAAGGAACGTGGGCGAGAAATTCGCGCGGCGTTTGTCCCCCGCTCCGACAACCATCTGATTCTATCTGCCGATTACTCGCAAATCGAATTGCGGATCATGGCAGAACTCAGCGGCGACGAAGCGATGATGTCGGCGTTTGTAAACGAGGAAGACATTCACACCGTCACCGCATCGAAGGTCTATAAGGTTGACCCTGCAGACGTCACTCGCGAGATGCGTGCGAAGGCCAAGACGGTGAACTTTGGGATTATCTACGGCATCAGCGCGTTCGGATTGCAGCAACGTCTGAACATCCCCCGCGCCGAGGCGGGCGAGTTGATCGATAACTACTTTGAAAAGTATCCCGGCGTACGTGACTACATCGATTCGACGATTGAATTTGCCCGGGAGCACGGCTATGTCAAAACCAAAACCGGGCGCCGTCGTTATTTACGTGACATCACCAGTCGTTCGCGAAACGCCAAGTCCACCGCCGAACGCTTGGCGATGAACAGCCCCATTCAAGGCACCGCGGCCGACATGTTGAAACTGGCGATGATCGGCGTCGACAAGGTCCTGCGTGAAGGCAACTTTCGGACGAAAATGTTGCTGACCGTTCATGATGAATTGGTCTTCGACATGGTCAAAGAAGAGGCCGACAAGGTGATGCCGGCCGTGGAGCAAGCGATGAAGGAAGCGTTGCCAATGCAAGTGCCCATCGTGGTCGAGATGGGCACCGGAAACAATTGGCTGGAAGCCCATTGA
- a CDS encoding SPFH domain-containing protein, producing MGLFDRLRNELIDIIEWIDDSHHTLVWRFPRYQNEIKNGAQLIVRPGQMAVLVKGGEIADVYEPGHYELSTENMPVLSTLMGWKYGFESPFKAEVYFVSTRQITDLKWGTPNPIMLRDPEFGPIRIRAFGTYALQATDPKALLREIVGTDDDFRSDEITELLRSMIISAFSQTLGELQIAALDMASRYHEIAGRVRDHVVEQIDDEYGLDCPQLVLVNVSLPEEVEKALDTRTSMGVIGDMNRYQQFQMGNALTEAASNPSGGGASEGMGLGMGMAMANQMLSGAMNAGNAGAMGAGAAPPPPPPAGWHIAVNGQTQGPFSIAQISSGIASGEVSRDTMVWTSGMQGWSAASTVPALANLFGAQAPPPPPPAP from the coding sequence ATGGGCTTGTTCGACCGTTTACGCAACGAACTCATCGACATCATTGAATGGATCGATGATTCGCACCACACACTTGTCTGGCGTTTCCCACGCTATCAGAACGAGATCAAAAATGGCGCCCAGTTGATTGTGCGTCCCGGACAAATGGCTGTATTGGTCAAAGGCGGCGAGATTGCCGACGTCTATGAGCCGGGGCACTACGAGCTCAGCACCGAAAACATGCCCGTGCTGTCGACGTTGATGGGGTGGAAGTATGGCTTCGAAAGCCCCTTCAAAGCCGAGGTGTACTTCGTCAGCACTCGCCAAATCACCGATTTAAAATGGGGCACGCCGAACCCCATCATGCTGCGAGACCCAGAATTCGGTCCGATCCGAATCCGTGCCTTTGGCACCTACGCGTTGCAAGCGACGGACCCGAAAGCATTGCTGCGGGAAATTGTAGGAACCGATGATGATTTCCGGTCCGACGAAATCACCGAGCTATTGCGATCGATGATCATTTCGGCGTTCAGCCAAACGCTGGGTGAATTGCAGATCGCGGCGCTTGACATGGCTAGCCGTTACCATGAGATCGCCGGACGTGTCCGCGATCACGTTGTCGAGCAAATCGACGACGAATACGGTTTGGACTGCCCACAGCTGGTACTGGTCAACGTTTCGCTGCCCGAAGAGGTCGAGAAGGCGCTCGACACACGTACCAGCATGGGCGTGATCGGAGATATGAACCGGTATCAACAATTCCAAATGGGCAACGCGCTTACCGAAGCCGCTTCTAACCCGTCCGGCGGCGGCGCGTCCGAAGGCATGGGGCTTGGCATGGGAATGGCGATGGCCAATCAAATGCTCAGCGGCGCGATGAATGCCGGAAACGCAGGCGCGATGGGAGCCGGTGCGGCTCCGCCGCCGCCACCTCCGGCGGGTTGGCACATCGCGGTGAACGGTCAAACCCAGGGCCCTTTTTCGATCGCACAGATTTCCTCGGGAATCGCCAGTGGCGAGGTTTCGCGGGACACGATGGTGTGGACCTCCGGCATGCAAGGCTGGTCGGCGGCGTCGACGGTTCCCGCCCTGGCAAACCTCTTCGGCGCACAAGCCCCGCCCCCACCTCCGCCTGCTCCCTAA
- a CDS encoding S-adenosylmethionine decarboxylase family protein — MHGSRPELSIDFSGGTEWLIDAQGCRVDRLTDPACIRAICDDVLASLKLNVVADPLLHRFGGPGGVTAMYLLAESHLTCHTYPEVGFATFNLYCCRQRPRWNWEDALRQHLGATEVRVRMIDRNVDAITPAESSNFARRSGASSR; from the coding sequence GTGCACGGTTCTCGACCTGAGTTATCTATCGACTTCTCTGGCGGAACGGAATGGTTGATCGATGCCCAAGGCTGTCGTGTCGATCGACTGACCGATCCGGCATGCATTCGCGCGATCTGTGATGATGTCCTGGCAAGTTTAAAACTAAATGTCGTCGCCGATCCGCTGTTGCATCGATTCGGTGGGCCCGGCGGCGTCACTGCGATGTATCTGCTGGCCGAATCCCATTTGACCTGCCACACGTACCCAGAAGTCGGATTCGCGACCTTCAACCTGTACTGCTGCCGGCAGCGTCCGCGTTGGAATTGGGAGGATGCCCTGCGGCAACACCTTGGCGCGACCGAGGTGCGGGTCCGTATGATCGATCGAAACGTCGATGCGATCACTCCAGCGGAATCTTCGAATTTCGCCCGACGAAGCGGAGCCAGCTCTCGATGA
- a CDS encoding DUF4178 domain-containing protein, whose amino-acid sequence MKGFKTQCPSCGGPTVFRNSWALVTICDFCGTTIGRTDRDVKDLGKFAEVSDPASGLRRGISGRWKGKRFHIVGRVRYRHSGGGSWDEWYLEFPGNRVGWLSEAQGQFALTTRYNLDKGIDLPSYDGVEVMQRIPLKGTELTVREKGVATAEGAEGEIPWEFVPGSEHYYVDLQGDAKEVATFEYGDEGSHEGQAAFLGTVVTLSELGIDVEHLKPEVVDSVDAVQLSCPKCAGPLALRSPDDTLRIACPNCSSMLDVDDGKLSLFKSLHQEAELIQIPLGSEGMFGDTKYVVIGFMERYAKWMGQIFPWAEYLLYNRDTGYRWLICNEGHWSLAAPTNEAPKGDSAKVRYDGDTFRIYDRGTAHVRYLLGEFYWKVNIGDMVKTSDYICPPRMLSFERAGFGKSQEVTISESHYITPEEVETIFGVKDLKRPWGVGVIQPKPTPGPRFWMAWIGFLFYLVFAAVVIGRGKADFWLFLYAAIGVSIIPALMLLYLHNFEVQRWKDSDYSPYASED is encoded by the coding sequence ATGAAAGGATTCAAAACCCAGTGCCCATCTTGTGGCGGTCCGACCGTTTTTCGCAATAGCTGGGCGCTCGTCACGATCTGCGATTTTTGTGGCACGACGATCGGACGCACCGACCGTGACGTCAAAGACCTGGGGAAATTTGCCGAGGTCAGCGACCCGGCATCGGGCCTGCGTCGTGGGATCAGTGGTCGCTGGAAAGGCAAACGGTTTCACATCGTCGGCCGTGTCCGTTATCGTCACTCCGGGGGCGGTAGCTGGGACGAATGGTACCTGGAATTTCCCGGCAACCGTGTCGGCTGGTTGAGCGAAGCGCAGGGGCAATTCGCCCTGACAACCCGTTACAACTTGGATAAAGGGATCGACCTGCCGTCCTACGACGGCGTCGAAGTCATGCAGCGCATTCCGCTGAAAGGCACCGAACTGACGGTCCGTGAAAAAGGCGTTGCCACCGCCGAAGGTGCCGAAGGTGAGATCCCCTGGGAGTTCGTTCCCGGTTCAGAACATTACTACGTCGACCTGCAAGGGGACGCCAAAGAAGTCGCCACATTTGAGTATGGCGACGAAGGCAGCCACGAAGGCCAAGCGGCTTTCCTCGGCACCGTCGTCACGCTCAGTGAACTTGGAATCGACGTCGAGCACCTGAAACCCGAGGTCGTCGATAGCGTTGACGCCGTTCAGCTTTCCTGCCCGAAATGCGCCGGTCCGCTCGCCTTGCGATCCCCCGACGACACACTGCGCATCGCCTGTCCGAACTGTTCGTCGATGCTGGATGTCGATGACGGTAAATTGTCGTTGTTCAAATCGCTGCATCAAGAAGCCGAACTGATTCAGATCCCACTCGGCAGCGAAGGCATGTTTGGCGACACCAAGTACGTCGTGATCGGATTCATGGAACGGTATGCCAAGTGGATGGGGCAGATTTTTCCCTGGGCGGAATACTTGCTCTACAACCGCGACACCGGCTATCGATGGTTGATCTGTAACGAAGGACATTGGTCACTGGCCGCACCGACGAACGAAGCTCCCAAAGGCGATTCTGCCAAGGTTCGCTACGATGGCGATACCTTTCGCATCTACGATCGTGGTACCGCCCATGTCCGATACCTACTCGGCGAGTTCTACTGGAAGGTCAACATCGGTGACATGGTAAAGACGTCTGACTATATCTGTCCGCCACGGATGTTGTCATTCGAACGAGCCGGATTTGGTAAGTCGCAAGAAGTCACGATTTCCGAATCGCACTACATCACCCCCGAAGAGGTCGAAACGATCTTCGGGGTCAAAGACCTGAAGCGACCTTGGGGCGTGGGCGTGATCCAACCCAAACCGACGCCGGGGCCACGATTCTGGATGGCTTGGATCGGGTTCCTGTTCTACCTGGTGTTCGCCGCCGTCGTGATCGGGCGTGGCAAAGCAGACTTTTGGCTGTTCCTTTACGCGGCCATCGGCGTTTCCATCATCCCCGCTTTGATGCTGTTGTACTTGCATAATTTCGAAGTCCAACGATGGAAGGACAGTGACTACAGCCCCTACGCGTCGGAGGATTGA
- a CDS encoding DUF350 domain-containing protein, translating to MIFLETALPLAQETPTALQLLGAHLVAAIVFSVVGIVVLGIAILLMEKLTPFSISKEIIEEHNQALGTILGAIFLGISIIIAAAILG from the coding sequence ATGATATTTTTAGAAACGGCGTTGCCCTTGGCTCAAGAGACGCCCACGGCGCTACAGCTTTTGGGCGCACACTTGGTCGCCGCGATTGTCTTTTCGGTCGTCGGGATTGTGGTGCTCGGCATCGCGATCTTGTTGATGGAAAAACTGACACCGTTTTCGATTTCCAAGGAGATCATCGAGGAGCATAACCAAGCCCTCGGAACGATCCTCGGTGCGATCTTTCTCGGCATCTCGATCATCATCGCGGCAGCCATCCTAGGATGA
- a CDS encoding polyamine aminopropyltransferase: MINRAPNYLLYLNVLVIATCGLIYELLAGTLASYLLGDSVSQFSFVIGVYLSALGIGSWLSKYVDDKLARTFIEIELALALLGGLSTPLLFLAFGHITWFRIALFSSVVAIGTLVGLELPLLMRIMREHLDFRELVARVLTFDYIGALLASVLFPIFLVPRLGLVRTSVVFGILNAAVGLWGTYLLRPLLSSRGLGGLRGRSFLVIGILAIVFIKADALTQWSEESILENPIVHTSQSEFQRIVVTKHRDDFQLHLNGHLQFNSRDEYRYHEALVHPVLGAAPSIENVLVLGGGDGLAVREILRYPDVQSVTLVDLDPAMTELATNFEPLAELNQHSLTDPRVTVINRDAFVWIDEGDERFDAAVIDFPDPGTYSVGKLYTTHFFSLLHRRLTDDAVISVQCTSPLVAPKSYWCILETIRQAGFDVQGYRASVPTFGVWGFALADKSPLKSVPDGSAFAFRKLPDHLRFLNDQNRLAMFALPLDVQPLKIDANRLNNQALVRYYEQEWSR, from the coding sequence ATGATCAATCGCGCGCCGAATTACCTGCTGTATTTGAACGTTCTGGTCATCGCGACCTGCGGTCTGATTTACGAACTTTTGGCAGGCACCCTGGCGAGTTACCTGCTCGGCGACAGCGTCTCGCAATTTTCATTCGTGATCGGCGTGTATCTTTCGGCGCTCGGCATCGGGTCATGGTTGTCGAAATACGTCGACGACAAACTCGCCCGCACGTTCATCGAGATCGAACTTGCGCTCGCGCTGCTCGGTGGCCTTTCGACCCCACTGTTGTTTCTGGCGTTCGGTCACATCACTTGGTTTCGCATCGCCTTATTCAGTTCCGTCGTCGCGATCGGAACCCTGGTCGGACTCGAATTACCGCTTTTAATGCGGATCATGCGCGAGCATTTGGATTTCCGAGAACTGGTCGCCCGTGTCCTGACGTTTGATTACATCGGCGCTCTGCTGGCGTCCGTTCTATTTCCGATCTTTCTCGTGCCACGGCTTGGGCTGGTTCGAACGTCCGTGGTATTCGGAATTCTCAATGCCGCCGTCGGCCTATGGGGGACGTACCTGCTACGACCGCTGTTATCGAGTCGTGGACTGGGCGGGCTGCGCGGTCGTAGTTTCCTCGTGATTGGGATTTTAGCGATCGTGTTCATCAAAGCCGATGCGCTGACGCAGTGGTCTGAAGAATCCATTTTGGAAAACCCGATCGTTCATACGTCTCAATCGGAGTTTCAACGGATCGTCGTGACGAAGCATCGTGATGACTTCCAGCTTCATCTCAATGGTCACTTGCAATTCAATTCACGTGACGAGTATCGCTACCACGAAGCTCTCGTTCATCCGGTGCTCGGTGCCGCACCGTCGATCGAAAACGTCCTGGTCCTGGGCGGCGGTGACGGCTTGGCGGTTCGTGAAATTCTACGTTATCCCGATGTCCAATCGGTCACACTTGTCGACCTCGATCCCGCGATGACGGAACTGGCGACGAATTTCGAGCCACTTGCCGAACTGAATCAACACTCGTTGACCGATCCGCGCGTGACAGTGATCAACCGGGATGCCTTCGTCTGGATCGACGAAGGCGACGAACGGTTTGATGCCGCTGTGATCGACTTCCCAGACCCCGGCACCTACTCGGTCGGCAAGCTTTATACGACTCATTTCTTCAGCTTGCTTCATCGACGCCTCACCGATGACGCGGTTATTTCGGTGCAATGTACCTCACCACTTGTCGCGCCAAAATCATACTGGTGCATCTTAGAAACCATCCGTCAGGCCGGATTCGACGTCCAAGGCTACCGTGCCTCGGTGCCTACCTTCGGCGTGTGGGGCTTTGCCTTGGCGGACAAGTCACCGTTAAAGAGTGTTCCCGATGGATCGGCGTTCGCATTCCGTAAATTACCCGATCATTTGCGTTTTTTGAATGATCAAAACCGGTTGGCAATGTTTGCGTTGCCGCTTGACGTACAGCCGTTAAAAATCGATGCAAACCGTTTGAACAACCAAGCGTTGGTACGATACTACGAACAAGAATGGTCTCGTTGA
- a CDS encoding alpha/beta hydrolase: MTPRTVRLASVVLLNLVVLTSATVVEAQESSERPSGVFHREVIYGHKDGLAMTFDVFEPDGEANGAAVVFIVSGGWRSKWSPPTQMRILLSPFLASGYKVFAVRHGSSPRYSIAEAVSDVRRAIRVIRNDSGQYNIDPQRIGSIGMSAGGHLTLMLATTGDDGDRDSSDPLEKTGSRITAGVALVPPSDLTNYVWSTPGLADQYRRFPGLDISKEEAKSVSPLYFVTPDDAPCLIISGGKDTLVLPEQGRWIHEKMDEADVENKFIVYENSGHGLGSDMHHAITEAIAWFDQHLTPAP; this comes from the coding sequence ATGACACCCCGAACCGTTCGATTGGCTTCTGTTGTACTGTTGAACTTGGTCGTGCTGACGAGTGCAACCGTTGTGGAAGCTCAGGAATCATCCGAACGCCCCAGTGGCGTCTTTCACCGCGAAGTCATCTACGGTCATAAAGACGGCTTGGCGATGACATTTGATGTGTTTGAGCCCGACGGCGAAGCCAACGGGGCCGCAGTCGTATTCATCGTCAGTGGCGGTTGGCGATCGAAGTGGTCACCACCGACTCAAATGCGGATTTTGCTTTCGCCTTTTCTGGCTAGCGGTTACAAAGTCTTCGCGGTGCGGCACGGCAGCAGCCCACGGTATTCGATCGCGGAAGCGGTTTCGGATGTGCGCCGTGCCATCCGTGTGATCCGGAATGATTCGGGGCAGTACAACATTGATCCCCAACGGATCGGTTCGATCGGAATGAGCGCCGGCGGTCACTTGACGTTGATGCTGGCCACCACTGGTGACGATGGTGATCGCGACAGCAGTGATCCTCTTGAAAAGACAGGAAGCCGAATCACGGCGGGCGTTGCCTTGGTGCCGCCGAGTGACTTGACCAATTATGTCTGGAGCACTCCGGGGCTCGCCGACCAGTATCGCCGCTTTCCCGGACTGGACATTTCCAAGGAGGAAGCGAAATCAGTCTCGCCCTTGTACTTCGTTACTCCCGATGATGCACCCTGCTTAATCATCTCCGGCGGCAAAGACACGCTCGTCCTTCCCGAACAGGGCCGATGGATCCATGAAAAGATGGATGAGGCAGATGTCGAAAACAAATTCATCGTCTATGAAAACTCCGGTCACGGCTTGGGGAGCGACATGCACCACGCGATCACCGAAGCGATCGCTTGGTTCGATCAACATCTAACGCCGGCTCCGTAA